The following proteins are co-located in the Rattus norvegicus strain BN/NHsdMcwi chromosome 19, GRCr8, whole genome shotgun sequence genome:
- the Kifc3 gene encoding kinesin-like protein KIFC3 isoform X2 — protein MSWAELLFGEGTLAAFWRSRDKDEPEVETGITTQQNKPARHPEEVAEPRAMVPSRRTWNLGATPSLRGLWRVGRVQEPKPGMARPAPASPAARPFPHTGQGRLRTGRGKDTLPGGEEDSTSRSAARPSLAQCRALSVDWPGPRSPHRLYLTVQALQDKGCESKSQGTKEDRLPKRQAPAPRRDREAPEAGGTMNVEKPGGRLLGIGRCSSLSGSPGPDPVVHRTVEAMSQLQEELVVLRERLALHDSDRQATTTQLQNQVENLKEKLISQAQEVSRLRSELGGTDVEKHRDRLMVENEQLRQELRRCEAELQELRAQPVVPCQGCEHSQESTQLRDRLSQLQLEVAENKGMLSELNLEVQQKTDRLAEVELRLKDCLAEKAQEEERLSRRLRDSHETIASLKAQSPPVKYVIKTVEVESSKTKQALSESQTRNQHLQEQVAMQRQVLKEMEQQLQNSHQLTIQLRAQIAMYEAELERAHGQMLEEMQSLEEDKNRAIEEAFARAQVEMKAVHENLAGVRTNLLTLQPALRTLTNDYNGLKRQVRGFPLLLQEALRSVKAEIGQAIEEVNSNNQELLRKYRRELQLRKKCHNELVRLKGNIRVIARVRPVTKEDGEGPEATNAVTFDPDDDSIIHLLHKGKPVSFELDKVFSPWASQQDVFQEVQALITSCIDGFNVCIFAYGQTGAGKTYTMEGTPENPGINQRALQLLFSEVQEKASDWQYNITVSAAEIYNEVLRDLLGKEPQEKLEIRLCPDGSGQLYVPGLTEFQVQSVDDINKVFEFGYNNRTTEFTNLNEHSSRSHALLIVTVRGVDCSTGLRTTGKLNLVDLAGSERVGKSGAEGNRLREAQHINRSLSALGDVIAALRSRQGHVPFRNSKLTYLLQDSLSGDSKTLMVVQVSPVEKNTSETLYSLKFAERVRSVELGPGSRRTELGSWSSQEHLEWEPACQTPQPTARAHSAPGSGTSSRPGSIRRKLQPSEREETALSQAWRLQPIISTTRETDTRGFKSEDSLVDTVSKQSEKRGKLRPVPV, from the exons CCTGCACGGCACCCAGAAGAGGTTGCTGAGCCCCGGGCCATGGTCCCCTCTCGCAGGACGTGGAACTTGGGAGCCACGCCTTCACTTCGGGGCCTGTGGAGAGTGGGCCGGGTCCAGGAGCCCAAGCCTGGGATGGCTCGCCCCGCCCCAGCCAGCCCAGCCGCCCGCCCTTTCCCACACACCGGCCAGGGGAGGTTGAGAACTG GGCGTGGAAAAGATACCCTACCTGGTGGCGAGGAAGACTCCACTTCCCGGTCTGCAGCTCGCCCGTCTCTTGCTCAGTGCCGAGCCCTCAGCGTGGACTGGCCTGGCCCTAGGAGTCCCCATAGACTCTACCTGACAGTGCAG GCCCTGCAGGACAAGGGGTGCGAGAGCAAGAGTCAGGGGACGAAAGAAGACAGACTCCCGAAGAGGCAGGCGCCGGCCCCCAGGCGGGACCGGGAGGCCCCAGAAGCTGGTGGTACCATGAATGTAGAAAAACCAG GTGGGCGGCTCCTTGGCATCGGGAGGTGCTCAAGCCTGTCCGGGTCACCAGGCCCAGACCCCGTGGTACATAGGACCGTGGAGGCCATGTCCCAGCTTCAGGAGGAGCTGGTAGTCCTTCGGGAGAGGCTGGCCCTCCATGACAGTGACCGGCAAGCCACAACCACCCAGCTGCAGAACCAG GTGGAGAATCTAAAGGAAAAGCTCATTAGCCAGGCCCAGGAAGTGAGCCGACTGCGATCAGAACTG GGGGGCACCGACGTGGAAAAGCACCGGGACAGACTGATGGTGGAGAATGAGCAGCTGAGGCAAGAGCTGAGGCGCTGTGAGGCGGAGCTTCAGGAGCTTCGGGCACAGCCGGTGGTGCCCTGCCAGGGTTGCGAGCACAGCCAG GAGAGCACCCAGCTCCGGGACAGGTTATCCCAGCTGCAGCTGGAAGTGGCCGAGAACAAGGGCATGCTGTCGGAGCTGAACCTGGAGGTGCAGCAGAAAACCGACCGGCTGGCAGAGGTAGAGCTGCGGCTCAAGGACTGCCTGGCTGAGAAAGCACAGGAAGAGGAGCGACTCAGCCGGCGCCTGCGTGACAGCCACGAGACCATCGCCAGTCTGAAGGCCCAGTCCCCACCTGTTAAG TATGTCATCAAGACAGTGGAGGTAGAGTCGTCCAAGACCAAGCAGGCCCTCAGCGAGTCCCAGACCCGGAACCAGCACCTGCAGGAGCAAGTGGCCATGCAGAGGCAGGTGCTTAAGGAGATGGAGCAGCAGCTGCAGAACTCGCATCAGCTGACAATACAGCTGCGGGCTCAG ATTGCCATGTATGAGGCAGAGCTGGAGCGGGCGCACGGGCAGATGCTGGAGGAGATGCAGTCCTTGGAGGAAGATAAGAACCGGGCCATTGAGGAGGCCTTTGCGCGGGCCCAGGTGGAGATGAAGGCTGTACACGAGAACCTGGCAG GTGTCAGGACCAACCTGCTGACGCTGCAGCCTGCGCTGAGGACCCTCACCAACGACTACAATGGGCTCAAGCGCCAGGTGCGGGGCTTCCCCCTGCTGCTGCAGGAGGCTCTCCGGAGTGTCAAAGCTGAG ATTGGCCAGGCCATTGAGGAGGTCAACAGCAACAACCAGGAGCTGCTGCGCAAGTACCGCCGGGAGCTGCAGCTGCGCAAGAAGTGCCATAACGAGCTGGTGCGGCTGAAGG GAAACATCCGGGTGATTGCCCGAGTCCGGCCAGTCAccaaggaggatggggaaggaccTGAGGCAACCAATGCTGTGACCTTTGACCCTGATGATGACTCCATCATCCACCTGCTGCACAAGGGCAAGCCTGTGTCCTTCGAGCTGGACAAGGTCTTCTCCCCGTGGGCGTCCCAGCAGGAT GTGTTCCAGGAGGTGCAGGCCCTCATCACCTCCTGCATCGATGGCTTCAATGTCTGCATCTTTGCTTATGGCCAGACAGGCGCCGGCAAGACGTATACAATGGAG GGCACCCCCGAGAACCCAGGCATTAATCAGCGGGCCCTGCAACTGCTCTTCTCAGAGGTGCAGGAGAAGGCGTCCGACTGGCAGTACAACATCACCGTCAGTGCAGCTGAGATCTACAACGAAGTCCTCAG GGACCTGCTGGGGAAAGAGCCTCAGGAGAAGTTGGAGATCCGACTGTGTCCAGATGGCAGCGGCCAGCTGTATGTGCCAGGGCTGACTGAGTTCCAGGTGCAGAGCGTGGATGATATCAACAAG GTGTTTGAGTTTGGCTACAACAACCGCACCACCGAGTTCACCAACCTGAATGAACACAGCTCACGCTCCCATGCTCTGCTCATTGTGACGGTGAGAGGCGTGGACTGCAGCACAGGCCTCCGCACCACGG GGAAGCTGAACCTGGTGGACCTGGCTGGCTCCGAGCGTGTAGGGAAGTCGGGGGCTGAAGGCAACCGCCTGCGAGAGGCACAGCACATCAACAGGTCACTGTCTGCCCTGGGGGACGTCATCGCTGCCCTGCGTTCTCGACAGGGCCATGTGCCCTTCCGTAATTCCAAACTCACCTACCTGCTGCAGGACTCACTCAGTGGTGACAGCAAGACCCTCATGGTGGTACAG GTGTCCCCAGTGGAGAAAAACACCAGTGAGACTCTGTACTCCCTCAAGTTTGCTGAGAGGGTTCGCTCTGTGGAGCTGGGCCCTGGGTCCCGCCGTACAGAGCTAGGTTCCTGGTCAAGCCAGGAGCATCTAGAG TGGGAGCCAGCTTGCCAGACACCACAGCCTACAGCACGAGCCCACTCTGCCCCTGGCTCTGGGACCAGTAGCCGCCCGGGATCCATCCGAAGGAAACTGCAGCCGTCAG AAAGGGAGGAAACAGCCTTGAGCCAGGCCTGGCGGCTTCAACCTATAATCTCAACTACTCGGGAGACTGACACAAGAGGATtcaagtctgaggacagcctggtcgaTACAGTCTCCAAACAGTCTGAGAAAAGAG
- the Kifc3 gene encoding kinesin-like protein KIFC3 isoform X1 — MSWAELLFGEGTLAAFWRSRDKDEPEVETGITTQQNKPARHPEEVAEPRAMVPSRRTWNLGATPSLRGLWRVGRVQEPKPGMARPAPASPAARPFPHTGQGRLRTGRGKDTLPGGEEDSTSRSAARPSLAQCRALSVDWPGPRSPHRLYLTVQQALQDKGCESKSQGTKEDRLPKRQAPAPRRDREAPEAGGTMNVEKPGGRLLGIGRCSSLSGSPGPDPVVHRTVEAMSQLQEELVVLRERLALHDSDRQATTTQLQNQVENLKEKLISQAQEVSRLRSELGGTDVEKHRDRLMVENEQLRQELRRCEAELQELRAQPVVPCQGCEHSQESTQLRDRLSQLQLEVAENKGMLSELNLEVQQKTDRLAEVELRLKDCLAEKAQEEERLSRRLRDSHETIASLKAQSPPVKYVIKTVEVESSKTKQALSESQTRNQHLQEQVAMQRQVLKEMEQQLQNSHQLTIQLRAQIAMYEAELERAHGQMLEEMQSLEEDKNRAIEEAFARAQVEMKAVHENLAGVRTNLLTLQPALRTLTNDYNGLKRQVRGFPLLLQEALRSVKAEIGQAIEEVNSNNQELLRKYRRELQLRKKCHNELVRLKGNIRVIARVRPVTKEDGEGPEATNAVTFDPDDDSIIHLLHKGKPVSFELDKVFSPWASQQDVFQEVQALITSCIDGFNVCIFAYGQTGAGKTYTMEGTPENPGINQRALQLLFSEVQEKASDWQYNITVSAAEIYNEVLRDLLGKEPQEKLEIRLCPDGSGQLYVPGLTEFQVQSVDDINKVFEFGYNNRTTEFTNLNEHSSRSHALLIVTVRGVDCSTGLRTTGKLNLVDLAGSERVGKSGAEGNRLREAQHINRSLSALGDVIAALRSRQGHVPFRNSKLTYLLQDSLSGDSKTLMVVQVSPVEKNTSETLYSLKFAERVRSVELGPGSRRTELGSWSSQEHLEWEPACQTPQPTARAHSAPGSGTSSRPGSIRRKLQPSEREETALSQAWRLQPIISTTRETDTRGFKSEDSLVDTVSKQSEKRGKLRPVPV; from the exons CCTGCACGGCACCCAGAAGAGGTTGCTGAGCCCCGGGCCATGGTCCCCTCTCGCAGGACGTGGAACTTGGGAGCCACGCCTTCACTTCGGGGCCTGTGGAGAGTGGGCCGGGTCCAGGAGCCCAAGCCTGGGATGGCTCGCCCCGCCCCAGCCAGCCCAGCCGCCCGCCCTTTCCCACACACCGGCCAGGGGAGGTTGAGAACTG GGCGTGGAAAAGATACCCTACCTGGTGGCGAGGAAGACTCCACTTCCCGGTCTGCAGCTCGCCCGTCTCTTGCTCAGTGCCGAGCCCTCAGCGTGGACTGGCCTGGCCCTAGGAGTCCCCATAGACTCTACCTGACAGTGCAG CAGGCCCTGCAGGACAAGGGGTGCGAGAGCAAGAGTCAGGGGACGAAAGAAGACAGACTCCCGAAGAGGCAGGCGCCGGCCCCCAGGCGGGACCGGGAGGCCCCAGAAGCTGGTGGTACCATGAATGTAGAAAAACCAG GTGGGCGGCTCCTTGGCATCGGGAGGTGCTCAAGCCTGTCCGGGTCACCAGGCCCAGACCCCGTGGTACATAGGACCGTGGAGGCCATGTCCCAGCTTCAGGAGGAGCTGGTAGTCCTTCGGGAGAGGCTGGCCCTCCATGACAGTGACCGGCAAGCCACAACCACCCAGCTGCAGAACCAG GTGGAGAATCTAAAGGAAAAGCTCATTAGCCAGGCCCAGGAAGTGAGCCGACTGCGATCAGAACTG GGGGGCACCGACGTGGAAAAGCACCGGGACAGACTGATGGTGGAGAATGAGCAGCTGAGGCAAGAGCTGAGGCGCTGTGAGGCGGAGCTTCAGGAGCTTCGGGCACAGCCGGTGGTGCCCTGCCAGGGTTGCGAGCACAGCCAG GAGAGCACCCAGCTCCGGGACAGGTTATCCCAGCTGCAGCTGGAAGTGGCCGAGAACAAGGGCATGCTGTCGGAGCTGAACCTGGAGGTGCAGCAGAAAACCGACCGGCTGGCAGAGGTAGAGCTGCGGCTCAAGGACTGCCTGGCTGAGAAAGCACAGGAAGAGGAGCGACTCAGCCGGCGCCTGCGTGACAGCCACGAGACCATCGCCAGTCTGAAGGCCCAGTCCCCACCTGTTAAG TATGTCATCAAGACAGTGGAGGTAGAGTCGTCCAAGACCAAGCAGGCCCTCAGCGAGTCCCAGACCCGGAACCAGCACCTGCAGGAGCAAGTGGCCATGCAGAGGCAGGTGCTTAAGGAGATGGAGCAGCAGCTGCAGAACTCGCATCAGCTGACAATACAGCTGCGGGCTCAG ATTGCCATGTATGAGGCAGAGCTGGAGCGGGCGCACGGGCAGATGCTGGAGGAGATGCAGTCCTTGGAGGAAGATAAGAACCGGGCCATTGAGGAGGCCTTTGCGCGGGCCCAGGTGGAGATGAAGGCTGTACACGAGAACCTGGCAG GTGTCAGGACCAACCTGCTGACGCTGCAGCCTGCGCTGAGGACCCTCACCAACGACTACAATGGGCTCAAGCGCCAGGTGCGGGGCTTCCCCCTGCTGCTGCAGGAGGCTCTCCGGAGTGTCAAAGCTGAG ATTGGCCAGGCCATTGAGGAGGTCAACAGCAACAACCAGGAGCTGCTGCGCAAGTACCGCCGGGAGCTGCAGCTGCGCAAGAAGTGCCATAACGAGCTGGTGCGGCTGAAGG GAAACATCCGGGTGATTGCCCGAGTCCGGCCAGTCAccaaggaggatggggaaggaccTGAGGCAACCAATGCTGTGACCTTTGACCCTGATGATGACTCCATCATCCACCTGCTGCACAAGGGCAAGCCTGTGTCCTTCGAGCTGGACAAGGTCTTCTCCCCGTGGGCGTCCCAGCAGGAT GTGTTCCAGGAGGTGCAGGCCCTCATCACCTCCTGCATCGATGGCTTCAATGTCTGCATCTTTGCTTATGGCCAGACAGGCGCCGGCAAGACGTATACAATGGAG GGCACCCCCGAGAACCCAGGCATTAATCAGCGGGCCCTGCAACTGCTCTTCTCAGAGGTGCAGGAGAAGGCGTCCGACTGGCAGTACAACATCACCGTCAGTGCAGCTGAGATCTACAACGAAGTCCTCAG GGACCTGCTGGGGAAAGAGCCTCAGGAGAAGTTGGAGATCCGACTGTGTCCAGATGGCAGCGGCCAGCTGTATGTGCCAGGGCTGACTGAGTTCCAGGTGCAGAGCGTGGATGATATCAACAAG GTGTTTGAGTTTGGCTACAACAACCGCACCACCGAGTTCACCAACCTGAATGAACACAGCTCACGCTCCCATGCTCTGCTCATTGTGACGGTGAGAGGCGTGGACTGCAGCACAGGCCTCCGCACCACGG GGAAGCTGAACCTGGTGGACCTGGCTGGCTCCGAGCGTGTAGGGAAGTCGGGGGCTGAAGGCAACCGCCTGCGAGAGGCACAGCACATCAACAGGTCACTGTCTGCCCTGGGGGACGTCATCGCTGCCCTGCGTTCTCGACAGGGCCATGTGCCCTTCCGTAATTCCAAACTCACCTACCTGCTGCAGGACTCACTCAGTGGTGACAGCAAGACCCTCATGGTGGTACAG GTGTCCCCAGTGGAGAAAAACACCAGTGAGACTCTGTACTCCCTCAAGTTTGCTGAGAGGGTTCGCTCTGTGGAGCTGGGCCCTGGGTCCCGCCGTACAGAGCTAGGTTCCTGGTCAAGCCAGGAGCATCTAGAG TGGGAGCCAGCTTGCCAGACACCACAGCCTACAGCACGAGCCCACTCTGCCCCTGGCTCTGGGACCAGTAGCCGCCCGGGATCCATCCGAAGGAAACTGCAGCCGTCAG AAAGGGAGGAAACAGCCTTGAGCCAGGCCTGGCGGCTTCAACCTATAATCTCAACTACTCGGGAGACTGACACAAGAGGATtcaagtctgaggacagcctggtcgaTACAGTCTCCAAACAGTCTGAGAAAAGAG
- the Kifc3 gene encoding kinesin-like protein KIFC3 isoform 1 (isoform 1 is encoded by transcript variant 1), whose translation MSWAELLFGEGTLAAFWRSRDKDEPEVETGITTQQNKPARHPEEVAEPRAMVPSRRTWNLGATPSLRGLWRVGRVQEPKPGMARPAPASPAARPFPHTGQGRLRTGRGKDTLPGGEEDSTSRSAARPSLAQCRALSVDWPGPRSPHRLYLTVQQALQDKGCESKSQGTKEDRLPKRQAPAPRRDREAPEAGGTMNVEKPGGRLLGIGRCSSLSGSPGPDPVVHRTVEAMSQLQEELVVLRERLALHDSDRQATTTQLQNQVENLKEKLISQAQEVSRLRSELGGTDVEKHRDRLMVENEQLRQELRRCEAELQELRAQPVVPCQGCEHSQESTQLRDRLSQLQLEVAENKGMLSELNLEVQQKTDRLAEVELRLKDCLAEKAQEEERLSRRLRDSHETIASLKAQSPPVKYVIKTVEVESSKTKQALSESQTRNQHLQEQVAMQRQVLKEMEQQLQNSHQLTIQLRAQIAMYEAELERAHGQMLEEMQSLEEDKNRAIEEAFARAQVEMKAVHENLAGVRTNLLTLQPALRTLTNDYNGLKRQVRGFPLLLQEALRSVKAEIGQAIEEVNSNNQELLRKYRRELQLRKKCHNELVRLKGNIRVIARVRPVTKEDGEGPEATNAVTFDPDDDSIIHLLHKGKPVSFELDKVFSPWASQQDVFQEVQALITSCIDGFNVCIFAYGQTGAGKTYTMEGTPENPGINQRALQLLFSEVQEKASDWQYNITVSAAEIYNEVLRDLLGKEPQEKLEIRLCPDGSGQLYVPGLTEFQVQSVDDINKVFEFGYNNRTTEFTNLNEHSSRSHALLIVTVRGVDCSTGLRTTGKLNLVDLAGSERVGKSGAEGNRLREAQHINRSLSALGDVIAALRSRQGHVPFRNSKLTYLLQDSLSGDSKTLMVVQVSPVEKNTSETLYSLKFAERVRSVELGPGSRRTELGSWSSQEHLEWEPACQTPQPTARAHSAPGSGTSSRPGSIRRKLQPSGKLRPVPV comes from the exons CCTGCACGGCACCCAGAAGAGGTTGCTGAGCCCCGGGCCATGGTCCCCTCTCGCAGGACGTGGAACTTGGGAGCCACGCCTTCACTTCGGGGCCTGTGGAGAGTGGGCCGGGTCCAGGAGCCCAAGCCTGGGATGGCTCGCCCCGCCCCAGCCAGCCCAGCCGCCCGCCCTTTCCCACACACCGGCCAGGGGAGGTTGAGAACTG GGCGTGGAAAAGATACCCTACCTGGTGGCGAGGAAGACTCCACTTCCCGGTCTGCAGCTCGCCCGTCTCTTGCTCAGTGCCGAGCCCTCAGCGTGGACTGGCCTGGCCCTAGGAGTCCCCATAGACTCTACCTGACAGTGCAG CAGGCCCTGCAGGACAAGGGGTGCGAGAGCAAGAGTCAGGGGACGAAAGAAGACAGACTCCCGAAGAGGCAGGCGCCGGCCCCCAGGCGGGACCGGGAGGCCCCAGAAGCTGGTGGTACCATGAATGTAGAAAAACCAG GTGGGCGGCTCCTTGGCATCGGGAGGTGCTCAAGCCTGTCCGGGTCACCAGGCCCAGACCCCGTGGTACATAGGACCGTGGAGGCCATGTCCCAGCTTCAGGAGGAGCTGGTAGTCCTTCGGGAGAGGCTGGCCCTCCATGACAGTGACCGGCAAGCCACAACCACCCAGCTGCAGAACCAG GTGGAGAATCTAAAGGAAAAGCTCATTAGCCAGGCCCAGGAAGTGAGCCGACTGCGATCAGAACTG GGGGGCACCGACGTGGAAAAGCACCGGGACAGACTGATGGTGGAGAATGAGCAGCTGAGGCAAGAGCTGAGGCGCTGTGAGGCGGAGCTTCAGGAGCTTCGGGCACAGCCGGTGGTGCCCTGCCAGGGTTGCGAGCACAGCCAG GAGAGCACCCAGCTCCGGGACAGGTTATCCCAGCTGCAGCTGGAAGTGGCCGAGAACAAGGGCATGCTGTCGGAGCTGAACCTGGAGGTGCAGCAGAAAACCGACCGGCTGGCAGAGGTAGAGCTGCGGCTCAAGGACTGCCTGGCTGAGAAAGCACAGGAAGAGGAGCGACTCAGCCGGCGCCTGCGTGACAGCCACGAGACCATCGCCAGTCTGAAGGCCCAGTCCCCACCTGTTAAG TATGTCATCAAGACAGTGGAGGTAGAGTCGTCCAAGACCAAGCAGGCCCTCAGCGAGTCCCAGACCCGGAACCAGCACCTGCAGGAGCAAGTGGCCATGCAGAGGCAGGTGCTTAAGGAGATGGAGCAGCAGCTGCAGAACTCGCATCAGCTGACAATACAGCTGCGGGCTCAG ATTGCCATGTATGAGGCAGAGCTGGAGCGGGCGCACGGGCAGATGCTGGAGGAGATGCAGTCCTTGGAGGAAGATAAGAACCGGGCCATTGAGGAGGCCTTTGCGCGGGCCCAGGTGGAGATGAAGGCTGTACACGAGAACCTGGCAG GTGTCAGGACCAACCTGCTGACGCTGCAGCCTGCGCTGAGGACCCTCACCAACGACTACAATGGGCTCAAGCGCCAGGTGCGGGGCTTCCCCCTGCTGCTGCAGGAGGCTCTCCGGAGTGTCAAAGCTGAG ATTGGCCAGGCCATTGAGGAGGTCAACAGCAACAACCAGGAGCTGCTGCGCAAGTACCGCCGGGAGCTGCAGCTGCGCAAGAAGTGCCATAACGAGCTGGTGCGGCTGAAGG GAAACATCCGGGTGATTGCCCGAGTCCGGCCAGTCAccaaggaggatggggaaggaccTGAGGCAACCAATGCTGTGACCTTTGACCCTGATGATGACTCCATCATCCACCTGCTGCACAAGGGCAAGCCTGTGTCCTTCGAGCTGGACAAGGTCTTCTCCCCGTGGGCGTCCCAGCAGGAT GTGTTCCAGGAGGTGCAGGCCCTCATCACCTCCTGCATCGATGGCTTCAATGTCTGCATCTTTGCTTATGGCCAGACAGGCGCCGGCAAGACGTATACAATGGAG GGCACCCCCGAGAACCCAGGCATTAATCAGCGGGCCCTGCAACTGCTCTTCTCAGAGGTGCAGGAGAAGGCGTCCGACTGGCAGTACAACATCACCGTCAGTGCAGCTGAGATCTACAACGAAGTCCTCAG GGACCTGCTGGGGAAAGAGCCTCAGGAGAAGTTGGAGATCCGACTGTGTCCAGATGGCAGCGGCCAGCTGTATGTGCCAGGGCTGACTGAGTTCCAGGTGCAGAGCGTGGATGATATCAACAAG GTGTTTGAGTTTGGCTACAACAACCGCACCACCGAGTTCACCAACCTGAATGAACACAGCTCACGCTCCCATGCTCTGCTCATTGTGACGGTGAGAGGCGTGGACTGCAGCACAGGCCTCCGCACCACGG GGAAGCTGAACCTGGTGGACCTGGCTGGCTCCGAGCGTGTAGGGAAGTCGGGGGCTGAAGGCAACCGCCTGCGAGAGGCACAGCACATCAACAGGTCACTGTCTGCCCTGGGGGACGTCATCGCTGCCCTGCGTTCTCGACAGGGCCATGTGCCCTTCCGTAATTCCAAACTCACCTACCTGCTGCAGGACTCACTCAGTGGTGACAGCAAGACCCTCATGGTGGTACAG GTGTCCCCAGTGGAGAAAAACACCAGTGAGACTCTGTACTCCCTCAAGTTTGCTGAGAGGGTTCGCTCTGTGGAGCTGGGCCCTGGGTCCCGCCGTACAGAGCTAGGTTCCTGGTCAAGCCAGGAGCATCTAGAG TGGGAGCCAGCTTGCCAGACACCACAGCCTACAGCACGAGCCCACTCTGCCCCTGGCTCTGGGACCAGTAGCCGCCCGGGATCCATCCGAAGGAAACTGCAGCCGTCAG